From Selenomonas ruminantium AC2024, a single genomic window includes:
- a CDS encoding DUF4321 domain-containing protein, producing MAKFGGHGYGMAILFVVIGAILGGILGQLLTGVEALSGVMPYLVNTFPVFDTSAFTINLYVIQLTLGLAFAPNLMSILGIVIALILFRRY from the coding sequence GTGGCAAAATTTGGCGGACATGGCTATGGCATGGCCATACTCTTTGTGGTAATCGGTGCGATTTTAGGCGGTATTTTGGGGCAGCTGCTGACTGGCGTGGAAGCCTTAAGCGGCGTGATGCCTTATCTGGTGAATACCTTCCCAGTATTTGACACGTCAGCCTTTACGATTAATCTCTATGTGATTCAGCTGACACTTGGGCTGGCCTTTGCACCCAACCTCATGAGCATTCTGGGCATTGTCATCGCCCTGATTCTGTTCCGTCGTTACTAA
- a CDS encoding SLC13 family permease, giving the protein MEVLAGVIFVFMYMVIVSEKIHRTVAAMLGATSMILLGILSQETALHHIDFNTLGLLVGMMVLVGVTSHTGLFDYVAIKAAKVAKAEPKRILIYLALITAVFSAFLDNVTTVLLMVPVTFSITQKLHLKANPFLLTQIIASNIGGTATLIGDPPNIMIGSAVKELTFMAFIENLAPIAILNLIIVIFLVEIIYKKGLHTKPELQADLMQMDEHKALKDRRLLKKSLFVLTLVILGFFTHSITHVESSMIALTGGFLLLLLAGGSHHLVESSMKAVEWATIFFFIGLFIAVGGLIETGIIGSMASQAVELTGGDVTATSLLVLWLSAIVSSVLDNIPFVATMIPLIQNMGAMGVSNLEPIWWSLALGACLGGNGTLVGASANLIVAGLAAERGVKITFINYFKIGFPIMLLTIVLSTVYVYIRYLI; this is encoded by the coding sequence ATGGAAGTATTAGCGGGGGTTATTTTTGTTTTCATGTACATGGTAATTGTGTCGGAGAAGATTCACCGCACAGTGGCAGCCATGCTGGGTGCTACGTCGATGATTCTGTTGGGGATTTTATCCCAGGAGACAGCGCTTCATCATATTGATTTTAATACGTTGGGGCTTTTGGTGGGCATGATGGTGCTGGTGGGCGTTACCAGCCATACGGGCCTCTTTGACTATGTGGCCATCAAGGCCGCCAAGGTGGCCAAGGCTGAACCGAAGCGCATCCTCATCTATCTGGCGCTGATTACGGCGGTATTCTCCGCGTTCCTGGATAATGTGACCACGGTGCTGTTGATGGTGCCGGTAACCTTCAGCATTACCCAGAAGCTGCATCTGAAGGCGAATCCCTTCCTGCTCACGCAGATTATTGCTTCCAATATCGGCGGTACGGCAACGCTTATCGGTGACCCGCCGAATATCATGATTGGCAGCGCGGTAAAGGAATTGACCTTTATGGCCTTTATCGAAAATCTGGCGCCGATTGCCATTCTTAATCTGATTATCGTTATCTTCCTCGTGGAAATCATTTACAAGAAGGGCTTGCATACCAAGCCGGAACTGCAGGCGGATTTGATGCAGATGGATGAGCATAAGGCGCTGAAAGACCGCCGTCTGCTCAAGAAGTCCCTGTTTGTGCTGACGCTGGTCATCTTAGGCTTCTTCACCCATTCCATCACGCATGTGGAATCTTCCATGATTGCGCTGACGGGCGGCTTCCTGCTCCTGCTGCTGGCGGGCGGCAGCCACCATCTGGTGGAAAGCTCCATGAAGGCTGTGGAGTGGGCAACGATTTTCTTCTTTATCGGTCTCTTTATCGCAGTAGGCGGTCTTATCGAAACGGGCATTATCGGCAGCATGGCCAGCCAGGCAGTAGAACTCACTGGCGGGGATGTGACGGCTACTTCGCTGCTCGTGCTCTGGCTTAGCGCCATCGTTTCCTCGGTACTGGATAATATCCCCTTTGTCGCCACCATGATTCCGCTGATTCAGAACATGGGCGCTATGGGCGTCAGCAATCTGGAACCCATCTGGTGGAGTCTGGCACTGGGTGCCTGCCTCGGCGGCAACGGCACGCTGGTCGGTGCTTCGGCTAACCTCATCGTAGCCGGTCTGGCTGCTGAGCGGGGCGTCAAAATCACCTTTATCAATTATTTCAAGATTGGTTTTCCGATTATGCTCTTGACGATTGTATTGTCAACGGTGTATGTTTATATCCGGTATCTGATTTGA
- the minC gene encoding septum site-determining protein MinC → MSEDIVKIKGTSLGLQLSFAPEASFEDVRENLKKKLESGTTFFLRGTLVLIPRDVFMGSERDELQRLFHEYGLICRTQKPEPEETPEAKEVPAQPAPAPAQTSSQPEELKPQEMVVINRTLRGGQEIRTKSSVLVCGNVNPGAQIIAGGSIDIRGTCRGMVHAGAYGDSTAFIIADHLMPTQIRISNLIARSPDEMEKTDRAERASIKDGQIVIEPIERQDKTV, encoded by the coding sequence ATGAGTGAAGATATTGTAAAAATCAAGGGAACTTCCCTTGGATTACAGCTGAGCTTTGCCCCAGAGGCATCCTTTGAAGATGTGCGGGAGAACCTGAAAAAGAAACTGGAATCCGGTACCACCTTCTTTTTGCGGGGCACCTTGGTGCTGATTCCCCGGGATGTGTTCATGGGCAGCGAGCGGGATGAGCTGCAGAGGCTCTTCCATGAGTACGGTCTTATCTGCCGTACGCAGAAGCCCGAACCGGAGGAAACGCCGGAAGCAAAAGAAGTTCCGGCCCAGCCTGCACCCGCGCCAGCACAGACTAGCAGCCAGCCTGAGGAATTAAAGCCGCAGGAGATGGTGGTCATCAACAGGACGCTGCGGGGCGGCCAGGAAATCCGTACCAAATCTTCGGTGCTGGTCTGCGGCAACGTAAATCCCGGCGCCCAGATTATCGCCGGTGGCAGCATTGATATCCGCGGCACCTGCCGGGGAATGGTGCATGCCGGAGCCTATGGGGACAGTACGGCATTTATTATCGCCGACCATCTGATGCCCACACAGATTAGAATCTCAAACCTCATCGCCCGCTCCCCGGACGAGATGGAAAAGACTGACCGCGCCGAACGCGCTTCGATAAAAGACGGTCAAATCGTAATCGAACCAATAGAAAGGCAGGATAAGACAGTATGA
- a CDS encoding Maf family protein, translating to MFILASGSPRRKELLQQINARFEIRISAAEELSGDGISPAEMVEKNAAAKAQAVARLYPNHAVLGADTVVALDGHTYGKPDSREDAIRMLKEFSGRTHQVLTGIAWVYNGHLFTDVVKTDVEFAQLADTEIERYVKSGEPMDKAGAYAIQGAAAEFIVGIHGSYSNVVGLPLNATVRLARKAGVNLYGDYGEGFTP from the coding sequence ATGTTTATTCTGGCTTCGGGGTCGCCACGGCGAAAAGAACTTCTCCAGCAGATAAATGCCCGTTTTGAAATTCGTATCAGCGCCGCGGAGGAACTCAGCGGAGATGGAATAAGTCCTGCTGAAATGGTGGAAAAAAATGCTGCGGCAAAAGCGCAGGCTGTGGCCCGGCTTTATCCCAATCATGCTGTATTGGGCGCAGATACGGTGGTAGCATTGGACGGGCATACTTACGGGAAACCGGACAGCCGCGAGGATGCCATCCGCATGCTGAAGGAGTTTTCCGGCAGAACGCATCAGGTGCTCACCGGCATTGCCTGGGTGTATAATGGGCATCTTTTTACGGATGTCGTAAAGACGGATGTGGAGTTTGCCCAGCTGGCAGATACGGAAATCGAGCGCTATGTGAAGAGCGGTGAACCCATGGACAAAGCCGGCGCTTATGCCATTCAGGGGGCGGCGGCGGAATTCATCGTAGGCATTCATGGCTCCTACAGCAATGTGGTGGGACTGCCCCTCAATGCGACTGTACGGCTTGCGCGAAAGGCAGGCGTAAATTTGTATGGCGATTATGGTGAGGGATTTACCCCCTGA
- the minD gene encoding septum site-determining protein MinD → MSEIYVVTSGKGGVGKTTTTANLGMGLAMRGKKVVLVDTDTGLRNLDLLLGLENRIMYDLIDVTEGRVAYKKALVRHKKYDNLFLLPTSQVKDKMAVNPEQLVKLCDDLRKEFDYIIIDCPAGIEQGFKTAIAAADTALVVTMPEISAVRDADKIIGELGRADKDNIKLIVNRIRPQMVEDGDMLDMEAINDILSLDCIGQVPDDLKVVTSTNKGEPCVTMNDSEAGQAYRNIVGRMLGEDIPFMEFHKDGGWWKRLKRMFKR, encoded by the coding sequence ATGAGTGAAATCTATGTAGTAACATCTGGCAAAGGCGGTGTTGGTAAGACTACGACAACGGCTAACTTGGGTATGGGACTTGCCATGCGGGGCAAAAAGGTAGTATTGGTGGATACCGATACGGGCCTGCGTAATCTCGACCTTCTCTTAGGTCTGGAAAACCGCATCATGTATGACCTGATTGACGTAACGGAAGGCCGCGTGGCTTATAAGAAAGCCCTGGTGCGCCATAAGAAGTACGACAATCTGTTCCTGTTGCCCACGTCCCAGGTTAAGGACAAGATGGCCGTAAATCCGGAACAGCTCGTAAAGCTCTGCGATGATTTGCGCAAGGAATTTGACTACATCATCATCGACTGCCCGGCAGGTATTGAACAGGGATTCAAGACGGCTATTGCCGCTGCGGATACGGCACTGGTTGTCACCATGCCGGAGATTTCGGCGGTACGTGATGCCGATAAGATTATCGGTGAACTGGGCCGTGCGGACAAGGATAATATCAAACTCATTGTCAACCGTATTCGTCCGCAGATGGTAGAAGACGGCGATATGCTCGACATGGAAGCCATTAATGACATCCTCTCGCTCGACTGCATTGGTCAGGTGCCGGATGACCTCAAGGTCGTTACCAGCACCAACAAGGGGGAACCCTGCGTGACCATGAACGATAGCGAAGCCGGTCAGGCATACCGCAACATTGTAGGCCGTATGCTCGGTGAGGATATTCCCTTTATGGAATTCCACAAAGACGGCGGCTGGTGGAAACGCTTAAAACGCATGTTCAAACGCTGA
- a CDS encoding rod shape-determining protein produces the protein MWSLFGGFSHDMGIDLGTANTLVHVKGRGIVLREPSVVAIKSDTGEVLAVGEEAKQMIGRTPGNIVAIRPMKDGVIADFDVTQAMLKYFIRKAMNTKSFVRPRVVVGVPSGVTEVEKRAVIDAAQQAGAREAYLIEEPMAAAIGAGLPVEEATGSMVVDIGGGTTEIAVISLGGIVTSCSIRVGGDEMDSAIVQYIKRMYNLMIGERTAEEIKMTVGTAIVTPEADKTMDIRGRDLVSGLPKTLTIQAKEIREALNDPIYKIIDAVKGTLEKTPPELAADVMDHGIMMTGGGALLTNLDKLLSHETGMPVLVSEDALSCVGEGTGRSLENIELLKRVVMTGKKLRS, from the coding sequence ATGTGGAGTCTGTTTGGCGGTTTTTCGCACGATATGGGTATTGACCTGGGCACGGCTAACACGCTGGTGCATGTAAAGGGCAGAGGCATTGTGCTGCGGGAGCCCTCTGTAGTAGCAATCAAGAGTGATACGGGGGAGGTTCTGGCTGTAGGCGAGGAAGCAAAGCAGATGATTGGCCGTACTCCGGGCAATATTGTGGCAATCCGCCCCATGAAGGACGGCGTTATCGCAGACTTTGATGTAACGCAGGCTATGCTCAAGTATTTCATCCGCAAGGCCATGAACACGAAGTCTTTTGTACGTCCCCGCGTGGTAGTTGGCGTTCCCTCCGGTGTTACGGAAGTGGAAAAGCGTGCCGTAATCGATGCTGCGCAGCAGGCTGGTGCCCGTGAAGCATATCTGATTGAAGAACCGATGGCAGCAGCTATCGGTGCCGGTCTGCCTGTAGAAGAAGCTACCGGCAGCATGGTTGTAGATATCGGCGGCGGCACGACGGAAATCGCTGTTATCTCTCTGGGCGGTATCGTTACGAGCTGCTCCATCCGCGTCGGCGGTGACGAAATGGACAGCGCCATTGTGCAGTACATCAAGCGCATGTACAATCTGATGATTGGTGAGCGCACAGCTGAAGAAATCAAGATGACCGTTGGTACGGCTATCGTTACGCCGGAAGCTGACAAGACCATGGATATCCGTGGCCGCGACCTCGTATCTGGTCTGCCCAAGACGCTCACGATTCAGGCTAAGGAAATCCGTGAAGCACTCAATGACCCCATCTACAAGATTATCGATGCGGTTAAGGGCACGCTGGAAAAGACTCCGCCTGAACTGGCAGCTGACGTTATGGACCACGGCATCATGATGACCGGTGGCGGCGCCCTCTTAACCAACCTCGACAAGCTTCTGTCCCATGAGACGGGCATGCCGGTACTGGTATCTGAGGATGCTCTCTCCTGCGTAGGCGAAGGCACGGGCCGTTCCCTGGAAAACATCGAGCTCTTGAAGCGCGTGGTTATGACTGGCAAAAAGCTGAGAAGCTGA
- the mreD gene encoding rod shape-determining protein MreD, with translation MNNFGKLAAFAVALYVLQTSFFPLIAYHGISPNFMLLLTTSFAFLKGMEKGTLMGFATGLLTDLSTGTFFGVHAFTYMLLGNLCGRFANRVYKEQFFLPVFASLGITALNYFILALLMVLLGYRFNPISNVQVMLLPMLIYQLAFAYPVHFLTYQLDKKLSTKETN, from the coding sequence ATGAACAATTTCGGCAAACTGGCCGCCTTTGCAGTGGCCCTGTATGTTCTGCAGACTTCATTTTTCCCTCTGATTGCCTACCATGGCATCAGCCCCAACTTCATGCTGCTTTTGACCACATCCTTCGCTTTTTTGAAGGGCATGGAGAAGGGCACCTTGATGGGCTTTGCCACAGGTCTTTTGACGGATTTGTCCACAGGAACTTTTTTCGGCGTGCATGCCTTTACCTATATGCTGCTGGGAAATCTGTGCGGCCGTTTTGCGAATCGTGTTTATAAGGAGCAGTTTTTCCTGCCGGTGTTCGCATCTTTAGGCATTACTGCGTTAAACTATTTTATTTTGGCGTTACTTATGGTATTATTAGGGTATCGCTTTAATCCAATCAGCAATGTGCAGGTCATGCTTCTGCCCATGCTGATTTACCAGCTGGCGTTTGCCTATCCGGTTCACTTTTTGACCTATCAATTGGATAAGAAACTCAGCACAAAAGAAACAAACTGA
- the mrdA gene encoding penicillin-binding protein 2, whose protein sequence is MVENDEFGGRLNVLGWLSVLVVAVLIGRAGYLQIYEGDYYARLAEGNRIRIIPTMAPRGTFFDRNGELLVQNRPGFAVSLMPVMTKIDPVVISRLSELLKVPVEEINKKIEAHTGFDPIRIKADVTPDIVTIIEEQKNNYPGVIIEVQPIRDYMNKEEAAHTYGYVSEINDMELEKKKDEGYKSGDIIGKFGLEKIYDKELRGENGGQQVEVDVTGKPVQIIGNKPPTPGDDLYLTIDKNLQTAAEKAVDEQLKLIHANAAAVVCMNPQTGEILAMVSRPAFDPNLFAHGISSKDWNKLNNNPYHPMDNKAITGEYPPGSTFKIITGTAALTEGVVTPSELIMDSGHHWIIPKGNAEGEALGLINFQQAMAHSDNVYFYEMGNRLGIDRLEKYARMFGLGKITGIDLPYESDGLVANRRYKEKNFEDGDWYLSETFDAAIGQGFNLVTPLQAAMVMGEIAADGKRYKPHLVNRIVGPDGKTVREFKPELLGTLDVPAADIQLVQTGLHEVTKYGTAASIFKGFPIEIAGKTGTAENPHGRDHGWFVAYGPFANPDIVVAVIVEQGGFGSQSAVPIGRKILEAWFGLNKPQPAQPADGQKKQ, encoded by the coding sequence TTGGTCGAAAATGACGAATTTGGCGGCCGGCTCAATGTCCTAGGCTGGCTGTCGGTGCTCGTAGTGGCTGTGCTTATCGGCCGGGCCGGCTACCTGCAGATTTACGAGGGTGATTATTACGCCCGCTTGGCTGAGGGCAACCGCATCCGCATCATTCCTACCATGGCTCCCCGCGGAACCTTTTTTGACCGCAACGGTGAGCTTTTGGTACAGAACCGTCCGGGCTTTGCGGTTTCGCTGATGCCGGTGATGACCAAGATTGACCCGGTGGTGATTAGCCGTCTGTCGGAACTGTTGAAGGTGCCGGTGGAGGAAATCAACAAGAAAATCGAGGCCCATACGGGCTTTGACCCCATTCGGATTAAGGCGGATGTCACCCCCGATATTGTGACCATTATCGAGGAACAAAAGAATAATTACCCCGGTGTCATCATCGAGGTACAGCCTATCCGCGACTACATGAATAAGGAAGAAGCGGCTCATACCTATGGCTATGTCAGCGAAATCAATGACATGGAGCTCGAAAAGAAAAAGGATGAGGGCTACAAGAGCGGCGATATCATCGGCAAGTTCGGTCTGGAAAAAATCTACGACAAGGAACTGCGCGGTGAAAACGGTGGTCAGCAGGTGGAAGTAGATGTTACGGGCAAGCCTGTGCAGATTATCGGCAACAAGCCACCGACGCCGGGGGATGACCTCTATCTCACCATTGACAAGAATCTCCAGACGGCAGCCGAAAAGGCTGTGGATGAGCAGTTAAAGCTCATTCATGCTAATGCGGCGGCTGTGGTGTGCATGAATCCACAGACCGGTGAGATTCTGGCCATGGTGAGCCGTCCTGCCTTTGACCCCAACCTCTTTGCCCATGGGATTTCCTCGAAGGATTGGAACAAGCTCAACAACAATCCCTACCATCCCATGGACAACAAGGCCATCACCGGTGAATATCCGCCGGGGTCTACGTTCAAGATTATCACAGGTACGGCGGCCCTGACCGAAGGTGTGGTTACACCGTCCGAGCTCATCATGGACAGCGGTCATCACTGGATTATCCCCAAGGGCAACGCCGAAGGCGAAGCTCTGGGCCTTATCAACTTCCAGCAGGCCATGGCGCACTCCGATAACGTCTATTTCTATGAAATGGGCAATCGTCTGGGCATTGACCGATTGGAAAAATACGCCCGCATGTTCGGACTGGGCAAGATTACCGGCATTGACCTGCCCTATGAGTCGGATGGCCTCGTGGCCAACCGCCGCTACAAGGAGAAGAACTTTGAGGATGGCGACTGGTATCTGTCGGAAACCTTCGACGCCGCCATCGGTCAGGGCTTCAATCTGGTAACGCCGTTGCAGGCGGCCATGGTCATGGGGGAAATTGCCGCTGACGGCAAGCGTTACAAGCCCCATCTGGTCAATCGCATTGTAGGGCCGGATGGCAAGACGGTGCGGGAATTCAAGCCGGAACTTCTGGGAACGCTGGACGTGCCGGCCGCAGACATTCAGCTGGTGCAGACCGGCCTCCACGAAGTTACCAAATACGGTACGGCGGCCAGCATTTTCAAGGGCTTTCCCATTGAGATTGCCGGTAAGACCGGTACGGCGGAAAACCCGCATGGCCGCGACCACGGCTGGTTTGTGGCCTATGGGCCCTTTGCGAATCCCGATATCGTGGTAGCGGTTATCGTGGAACAGGGCGGCTTCGGTTCCCAGTCCGCAGTGCCAATCGGCCGCAAAATCTTAGAGGCCTGGTTCGGCCTAAACAAGCCTCAGCCGGCACAGCCAGCAGACGGGCAGAAAAAACAATAA
- the radC gene encoding RadC family protein, with product MAIMVRDLPPEERPREKLLAYGPSGLSNAELLAILLRSGTRKKSVLRIAEEILARIKEQGLVGMVHISVAELAKIDGVGKVKAATLQAAIELARRLAVQQSAKIQMITGPEDVARYAMPHYRFEQKEHFAVLLLNTKNHVISMPEVSVGSLSASVVHPREVFRAAIDHAAAAMILLHNHPSGDPTPSREDIAVTERLVKAGKIMDIPVLDHVVLGRDRFISLKEKGLLQG from the coding sequence ATGGCGATTATGGTGAGGGATTTACCCCCTGAGGAACGTCCGCGGGAGAAACTGCTGGCCTATGGGCCGAGCGGGCTGAGCAATGCAGAACTGCTGGCCATCCTGCTGCGCAGCGGCACACGGAAAAAATCCGTCCTGCGCATTGCCGAGGAAATTCTGGCCCGCATCAAGGAGCAGGGCTTAGTGGGGATGGTACATATCTCGGTAGCCGAACTGGCAAAGATTGACGGCGTGGGCAAGGTCAAGGCTGCCACGTTGCAGGCGGCCATTGAGCTTGCACGGCGGCTGGCTGTCCAACAGTCGGCCAAGATTCAAATGATTACGGGGCCGGAGGATGTGGCGCGTTATGCCATGCCCCATTACCGCTTCGAGCAGAAGGAGCACTTTGCGGTGTTGCTCCTAAACACCAAGAATCATGTCATCAGTATGCCGGAGGTTTCGGTGGGCAGTCTCTCGGCCTCAGTGGTTCATCCCCGGGAGGTGTTCCGGGCGGCTATCGACCATGCGGCAGCCGCCATGATTCTGCTGCACAATCATCCCAGCGGCGACCCTACACCTAGCCGTGAGGATATTGCGGTGACGGAACGGCTCGTGAAGGCGGGGAAGATTATGGACATTCCCGTGCTCGACCATGTGGTGCTGGGCAGGGATCGCTTCATCAGTCTCAAGGAGAAGGGCCTGCTCCAAGGATAA
- the minE gene encoding cell division topological specificity factor MinE: MLDALMKIFGKKEETGKIARDRLKVVLIHDRANISPEVMDNLKNDIIKVISNYMEINQQDMDISLANDDDSVALVANIPVSRMKHDKGEH, from the coding sequence ATGTTGGACGCATTGATGAAAATTTTTGGCAAAAAAGAAGAAACCGGTAAGATTGCCCGGGATCGCCTGAAGGTGGTACTTATCCATGACCGTGCCAATATTTCCCCGGAGGTTATGGACAATCTGAAGAATGACATCATTAAAGTTATCTCCAATTATATGGAAATCAATCAGCAGGATATGGATATCTCTCTGGCTAATGATGATGATTCTGTAGCTCTGGTAGCCAATATCCCCGTCAGCCGTATGAAGCATGACAAGGGCGAGCATTGA
- the mreC gene encoding rod shape-determining protein MreC, with amino-acid sequence MSNRVRRDKEDGRKGWAMVFVVVSLFCIIFFAARGRFQAPVSSQAVSLVLSPFQQATDWVANEIRYVTSVVWEVSTLYEQNKMLRNEVEQLRGINLQANEALAENERLRTMMGYQHSARQFDLVAARVIGRESETWSSMIVIDRGTLNGIQNDMPVVTPQGLVGRVVEAGPNSSKVQLILDPRSSVGTIVQRAESRVTGIVQGDMDNPTMPQMVNIPKNADVVEGDVIVTSGFGGIYPKGIIVGLVSSLKNDDGGLLKIGVLESAVDFQKLEDVMVITASREAPPEPIKPPVQTPGTETDPVTGERIADQKAEGQK; translated from the coding sequence ATGAGTAATCGTGTAAGAAGAGATAAGGAAGACGGACGCAAGGGCTGGGCCATGGTGTTTGTCGTGGTCAGCCTCTTTTGCATCATATTTTTTGCTGCCCGGGGACGTTTTCAGGCGCCGGTGAGCAGTCAGGCTGTTTCGCTGGTCCTGTCTCCCTTCCAGCAGGCAACGGATTGGGTGGCGAATGAAATTCGCTATGTTACGAGCGTTGTCTGGGAAGTTTCCACGCTCTATGAGCAGAACAAGATGCTCCGAAATGAAGTGGAGCAGCTGCGGGGCATCAACCTGCAGGCCAATGAAGCGCTGGCAGAAAATGAACGACTGCGGACCATGATGGGCTATCAGCATTCTGCCCGTCAGTTTGATTTGGTGGCAGCCAGAGTCATCGGCCGTGAGTCCGAGACATGGTCCAGCATGATTGTCATTGATAGAGGAACGCTAAACGGCATTCAGAATGATATGCCGGTGGTGACGCCGCAGGGATTGGTAGGCCGAGTGGTAGAAGCTGGCCCAAATTCCTCCAAGGTGCAGCTGATTTTGGACCCGCGTTCTTCTGTGGGCACCATCGTGCAGCGGGCGGAGTCGAGAGTCACTGGCATCGTGCAGGGCGATATGGACAATCCCACCATGCCGCAGATGGTGAACATTCCCAAGAATGCCGATGTGGTGGAAGGGGATGTCATCGTCACCTCAGGCTTTGGGGGTATCTATCCCAAAGGCATCATCGTGGGGCTGGTCAGCAGCCTCAAAAATGATGATGGCGGCCTCCTCAAAATCGGCGTGTTAGAATCGGCCGTGGACTTCCAGAAACTGGAAGATGTGATGGTGATTACGGCTTCGCGTGAAGCACCGCCGGAACCCATCAAACCTCCTGTGCAGACGCCAGGAACGGAAACGGACCCCGTAACGGGCGAGCGCATCGCTGATCAGAAGGCGGAGGGGCAGAAATGA